Proteins from a single region of Syngnathus typhle isolate RoL2023-S1 ecotype Sweden linkage group LG10, RoL_Styp_1.0, whole genome shotgun sequence:
- the LOC133160677 gene encoding phospholipase A and acyltransferase 4-like, whose protein sequence is MDGQRLWGSLFSQMQWQQVDKTVSAAEIGDLIEFVHPWLGVSLWGVYMGQGHVIHFGVGDENMTQKACRSLMQQMLPRKKGDGVLKKTTITSQPIADIRLPAGTRVRVNNDKHQLVPSITEQMMHRCHTFLHQQFKYDLINFNSEHFATFVRYGRAVCTQIPFQKMNGDHVDTTQTLELIMQQRMETET, encoded by the exons ATGGACGGACAGAGACTGTGGGGGAGCCTTTTCTCTCAAATGCAATGGCAACAg GTTGATAAGACTGTGTCCGCGGCCGAGATCGGAGACTTGATCGAATTTGTGCACCCGTGGCTTGGGGTGTCTCTATGGGGAGTTTATATGGGACAAGGTCATGTGATTCATTTTGGAGTGGGAG ATGAGAATATGACTCAGAAAGCGTGCCGCAGCCTAATGCAACAGATGCTGCCCAGGAAGAAAGGCGACGGTGTTCTGAAGAAGACCACCATCACCTCTCAGCCCATCGCTGACATCCGATTGCCTGCGGGAACCCGCGTTCGGGTCAACAACGACAAGCACCAACTGGTTCCGTCCATAACGGAGCAGATGATGCATCGCTGTCACACGTTCCTGCATCAACAGTTCAAATACGACCTGATCAACTTTAACAGCGAGCATTTCGCCACGTTTGTTCGCTACGGTCGAGCCGTGTGCACGCAG ATTCCCTTTCAGAAAATGAACGGCGATCACGTCGACACCACCCAAACTCTTGAACTGATAATGCAGCAGCGCATGGAGACGGAAACATAA